The Brassica napus cultivar Da-Ae chromosome C7, Da-Ae, whole genome shotgun sequence genomic interval tatatgttgatgatatcctgGTAACCGGCAACACTAAGACTGGTATTCAACGGATCCTTCATCTCCTGGCTGAGAGATTTTCGGTTAAAGATGCTGAAGAGCTAAACTACTTCCTTGGAGTTGAAGCTCACAGATCTTCGAAAGGGCTACACCTCAACCAAAGGAAATACATACTTGACCTCCTCCACAAGTACGACATGACAAATGCCAAACCCGTAATGACACCCATGGCATCCTCTCCGCGGCTACATCTTAACTCTGGCACTCTGCTCTCAGACCCGTCCAAGTTCCGACAACTGATTGGCAGCCTCCAGTATCTCCAGTTCACTCGTCTTGACATTGCCTATGCCGTCAACAAACTCTCTCAGTTCATGCATAAGCCAACGGAAGATCACTGGCAAGCAGCCAAACGCATCCTCCGATACCTTGCTGGCACTCCAACACACGGCCTCTTCTTCTCAGCAACTAACAAGCTAGTTCTACATGCCTACTCTGATGCAGACTGGGCAGGGGACTCTGATGACTTTGTTTCGACCAACTCCTACATCATTTACCTTGGCCAGCATCCGATCTCATGGGCATCAAAGAAACAGAATGGTGTTGCTCGCTCATCAACTGAAGCTGAGTACCGAGCTGTTGCCAATGCTGCTGCAGAAATAGCTTGGATATGCAACCTCCTCACTGAACTTGGTATTCCACTCCTCTCGCCTCCTACACTTCGATGTGATAACGTTGGCGCCACGTTTCTCTGTGCGAACCCTGTCTTCCACTCTCGAATGAAACACATTGCAATCGATTATCACTTTGTACGTGGACAAGTCCAGCGTGGAGCTCTCAAAGTGTCTCATGTCAACACGCGTGACCAACTGGCTGATGCTCTCACCAAACCACTGGCACGAGCACGGTTCTTGGAACTACGAAACAAGATTGGAGTTACTTCGGGcactccatcttgagggggcgtGTTAGAGATATGATTGTGATCTCCGCATATCTCGTAGTCAATATTCTCGTTCCTCTGTTTTAGGAAACTGTTGTAATTAGTTTCTGTCTCACGCTCGTATATATAAGAGCTAGAGTAGTGTACATGATTCTTAAGatcaatataatttttacatCTTGTTACTGGTTTGAGTgtgatatttaaatttatgaCATCTTAAAATACGCAATTCGGTTTAACACAAACCGATTCAAATCAACTATGTACGAATGATTGATGTTGTATACGGAACCAGGAGACAAGTATATTGAATCAGATAAGCTTCATACACAGTGTGGTCAATAGAGATCATATCTgatatattattacaaattctAAAACTTTAGCAATCtaggtgtttttttttaccatatACACCCAAGTTAATATGAACATCTTGGATGAGATTTTCGGTTTATTTAAACATTTCAAATTTGGTTGACGTCAGTTGACCCATATACTATAGGAACAAACATGATTTACATCGGAACTTTTGGGCTCATCAATTGTCCTCCTAAAGACATCTTCAATTTCATTCTATTATtcactctattttagagttttaGAGTTAAATTGCTTTCGTAATACTCTATTTTTCATTCTATAATAAATTACAATTGAAAcatttttactttaaattatatattagagTGGAAATAGAGTGGATCAGAAATGCTCTAAATTATTTTTCCATCAATTTCCCTAATTTTTAACCGATTAAAAAATCACGATTGATAACCCAAATCGCGTtcaattaaaaatgattatacaATTGTATATCCGATTATACCTAACCCGATTCTATCCTGCAAACATAAAATCCCAAATACCCCAAACAATAAATCCTCCATTTGCATTTACCTCTCATCCCACACTTAAAGCTCGGCTTTGTCTTATCCCACCTAATTTGCTCTATATTCCGACATTTTCTTATTTCGACCTTTTCTTAGGGCATataataagacaacttctttgAACTCAAAACCAGATGAAAACATGCTCCCACTTTCGATTCATCAGTCTTTTTATATCGCCTGTCTCTAGTATAAAAATCATTTTCCTCTACATCAGAGCTTTCAGAATCATACTCATGCCAATGAACTATTCATTCACAAAATCAGGACTCGTTGCTCAATTTAAAAACTCATACCGGTTCTCAAGCTCTTCTTACTTTACCATAaccaatttttttcatttccatgTTATTCGGTTTCTTGGTTGGACTTTCTTGGATTTTGTCCGATATTGTATTTCCAATATTCCTCATCAATGTCATTTTCCATCTCCAAGGGAACAAAATTCGAGTAACAACATTCGAGTTTGCAATCAATGCATCCTCCATCGGCAAAGCTGCAGTAACAGTAATGGTCCACTCTTGATATGAATCGACTTCATCAATTCATCAAAGTTACATGAACATGAATCCAAGTTTCTCTATTGGCCTCGTCATACTCTATTGTCGCATTCACAAAAACTGGATTCCAAACTTctccattttcttcttcctccttcatTTCCGATGGAAAATCCTAGATTATCGAGTGCCCTCAACCCAcagtttctttctctcttctctaatTTAAGGTTCGTCAAAAATCCTAAGCCtcaaatcaattttaatataattggGTTTAGGTTTGAAGTAATTTGAATTTTATGTCTGCGGGTTAGAGTCGGGTTAAGTATAATCGAGTATACAATCGGGCAATCATTTTTAATCGAACGCAATTTGGGTATTAATCATAACTTgaattttcggtttttggttatttatttaactaaataatgtatttgtaatatttgatgtattatattcaccaagtaaataatttttttggcatcttaaaccatctatttacgatgaatattctatatcatataaaaaattgaacaaatagacgtaattagagaattgtagacgatatataaaaataatggttattaatgtaaaatatgaagaaatattatattatcacttagtatggcataaaagattataaattagttatacatgtttaagaaaataaaatgatttttaaacttctatgaaaaatttaacatataaaaaaagcaatgaattagtcatcaaattgtaaataatttcataattttattaataataaattatttatagtctttgtttttcgtcaagataattattaaatgtccataacattaatatgttaaaagaccATACTATGAAAGCtcatgttgtaaccgtttttttccgggaagtgtaataaaaaaattacatttaactcttcgttttgtttaagtttgtgtcggtaaaagattaaaaaaaatctctctatctttttcaatgttcaatttgaagcttattatgcggaaatcatacgcaaatataggcaattggttgaaatctctatatctttatattcttataaattttaaatgtattgtttcctcttctgcaagcaaatcaatcaccgaagtaatagatcaattggttggaatcaaatctattcttataattagtgtaattatggttacaatttctatatttaataggtacattaaagatacgatattgaagatattatgttttgattaatagaagatattagattttgagtttgtatttattgatttgtttttttataaagcttagaaaatcaatgggatgattggttggttgatacatcctataatgaaaatgaaaactatagatggtttgaatattgtatatcgatcgatacatgatgtaagttgactatataaaacttgaacatgatcttttcaaactaaagtataggtaggttatatgcatttgttatattgtagttaatatattttaaatattacgtaagtcaagtgattcacgttttcgtaaaaataaaattcaagttcattattgggccgtactcgtacgtaataagctacgttaaatatgatgtatttttaggttcatttaatgacattaagtttaaatttgattaaggaaaattcattaatttaactggaaaagacaagcattaaaatatgtaggtttatttaatgacattaaatttaaatttgattaaggaaaattcattaatttaactggaaaagacaatcATTAAAATAAGTAGTTTAATTTAGTTATAGCAGGGAAGtgtaaataaattagaaaattttaaagtattttttaatgagtactttcttttaataatagacaTTTATTTAATCTATAAAAATTAGGAAAATTGTTGGGAAAAGTAGTTTAGGAGGACAATTGGTGAGCCCAAAAGTTCGGTGTAAATCGTGTTGGTTCGTATCAATTGCTGTCAACCTTCAAATTTAGAAAGGAATATACGGAATACGTTGAAAGGTTTGGgctattttgtaatttaatttttacttaGTTTCAAATGATTTTGCCGaatagtttggcttggaagAATCTCTCTTGGCTAATAACCATCTCTCTCCGCCGCAGCAATGGCTGCTCTCCGATGCGCCGTCTTCACATCTCCGTCGACTATTCTTCCGTCGTACTCCTCCACCGGTAAAAGAGTCTCCTTCAAAGTTATCCGCTGTTCTTCTCCGGTCTCAATTCCACTCTCGTCGTCAAAAAGGAAAAACTACCTGCGACGCAAAATCCTCAGAACCCTAGGTCCTCCCAAGCCCCAGGAGATCGAAACGCCGCGAATAGTTCCTCCAAACGACGACGTTTTCACCAAGAAGGAGGATGATGATGTAGAGGAGCTTAGCTCGGTTGTTGCGTCGAGCGAGGTGAATGGTGTGTTAAGTAAGCTCTCTCCGAAGCTAGTAGCCAAGTACGGGTTGTGTTTGGTCGGAGTGTTCGCTTTTCAGACAGTTTGCGCTGTTTTGTTTCTGGGAAACGAGAAAACGCAGGAAAGTTCAAGTCTTTCGTTGGATCTAAACGGGAAAAACGAGGCAAGAGATGACGATGTGGTGGTTTCGCTAGAGGATATTGAGATGAATGAGAAGATTGCGGAGATTAGAATGATGGCACGGGAAGCACGTAGAAGCGAGGAGaagagtggtggtggtggtgatagAGAGGAGGATGGAGCGTTGAATCCTGGTGGAGGGGTTGAGATTGAGAAGGAGATAGAAGCGAGGTTGTCTAACATTGAGAGACGGTTGAATTCGCAGAGGAAAGGGTTGGCGGGGTTACGCGTGGAGCCGTTGGATGAGTCTAgagatgatgagaagagtttgatgtttgagaagaagtacaagttTAAAGGCGAGAAGCCCCCCAAGGGTAACGTCAAAGGCTTTGGTGGAAGTAATGAGCAAAATGGCAATGTTAGTGACTCACGAGATGGTTTGAAGAATGCTGGAGAAGAGTCAAAAGTGGCAGGGCCTTCAGATTCCAAGATGATTTCCGGTAAGTGCTATATCCTGCAACATCTTGTGTTAGGTATGGTGATGTTCGGGATGTCATGTACTTGGAATTGACTAAGCAACAAATATGAGATTAATAGACTGGAAAGAACAGGTGGTTATTTACGAAGTTGATCATGTGTAGTAATAATTGTATAAGATGGTAAAGTATACGTGAATATGAGACCGAGCCATGAGAAAGAACTACATCTTGCAGTTCTCAGcttatcttaatatttttaggTGCTGCTCAGGGGTCTGAGCAAAGGCGACCATCAAACCAAGTTATGAAGTCAAGCAGTTCCGAAAATCGAAAACCAAATACTGAAGCTGGTTCTGGATTTAGTAGGATTGGCCAACATGGAGAAGTCAGGAAAGGAGGAAACACGATGAGAAGAGTTAAGGAGAAACAGAATAAAACGTGGTGGCTTAAGCTTCCCTATGTGCTGGTAGGTTTGTATATTAAGGTTCAAGAAGTATATGATaatatcatgactcacgagCCAGAACTTACTGTTTTCTGTTTCTCTTCAGAGAATTCTTATGCGGAGTAGTATCGACCAAGAAGTATCTGAGGGATACTTTACTATGAGGACCGAACCTATGGAACAAAACAAGGGCCAAGTTTCACACATGATTGCATTCGAGGATCAAACTGATGCAACAAACTTCTCTTATCTGCTCGAGTCAGTTTTTGAAGACTTGGATGATTTCAGTGCCAATGTAGTTCCCATATCAACCAAGGTAAAAAAGGAAGCTCATTCTCTGACCAACAAACAATCTTCTCTCTTAAAAAAGTCCATCTCTGTGAagttaatttaatttgaaagcAAATGgactaaaaatttataatttcattGTAGGATCTTTATAACGAAGTAAGTTCCGGTGGCAAGAATGTGATTGTGGTGAAGAAGAGGCAGCTAAAGCTGTATGCTGGACAACCATTTGAAGATGTTGAAACAGCCCTCCATACTCTGATCCAAGAACAATGATAGACAGACATGTTACTTTAGACTGTGGAAAACTAGAGATGAATAAACTATGTGGATGAACAGAGGAGGCAGTAACAACAAGCAGCCAAGTCACAGCGACGACTTTTTCTTCATGGAGCTTGATGAATTAATGAGCCTATATAGAATGTATCATTATCTAATATCTGTATACGTTTGTCATTCTTTTCCTCTCCCTTGTGATATTACGTGTCAAGAAGAAATAATCATTTGATGCATGTTGTTGGCGTACAAAGAAGAAAGTAATGGTTGATAACACATATGAGCTAATAAACCCAGATGCATATTTTATCGATCAATGTGAAACATCTTTGTGCATATGATTCCTGAAGCAAACTGGTAAACCCTTTGATGAGACTGACTTGTTTAGTAAGTTTTACAGAATGTAAAATTTGAGAAGTAACAATAATGACGTAACGTTAGATAGGAGTGCATTAACTAACTCACTCGATAAATAGGATCTTCCCAGGGTTCATCTGATAGCTTGCAAGGAGGGTATTGGATGAAAAAGTTGATTTACATGTTTCCTACATACAAAAAATCACATTCAGTGCTAAATTGCATTCTAATTACGAGTAACCGATGGTTAGTGCGGACGGAACTGAACTTAACCGATGAATTTGATTCGGCTATCGAATTTGTAATCTCCGGTTAACTAATCTCGGGAccgacgaaaaaaaaaaaatctcgggACCAGTCTATCTATAACGACGTCGTTTAAGGTCTTCACTTCTACGCCACACGCGACTTTTTGGTGTACAGAGCTCATTCCTTCTTCCATGGCTTCTTCACCATCTCTCGTTCCTAACTCCTCCGTTTGAAAATCGAATCCCCAAGAACAATTGAATTTGCTTCCCGATCATGGACCAAGAGTATCGCAGCCCTAGATCGTCGGTGCACCACCAGCATCAACATCAAATGAGGACGACGGTTCCTCCACCGCCGTCTCCTCATCCTTCGCCTCCGGTTCCTTCACATGCGGAAAGTGATCAGAGCACATCGGAGCTTCGTGCTCTCGATTGCAACCTCACTTCCTTGTGCGATCATATTCAATCCGAAGGTTTCGGCTCCGGCTCATTCTCCGATGTTGTTGTCAAGGCCATGGGGTCCACCTACCATCTCCACCGACTCATTCTTTCTCGCAGCTCCTACTTCAGGTTTACATGCTCTCTCTATCTTCAATTTGAATTTCCGGTTTACGAATTTCCGGTTTACACTTCATCAACAGCTTCTTGTGAATTGATACGA includes:
- the BNAC07G33240D gene encoding uncharacterized protein BNAC07G33240D, yielding MAALRCAVFTSPSTILPSYSSTGKRVSFKVIRCSSPVSIPLSSSKRKNYLRRKILRTLGPPKPQEIETPRIVPPNDDVFTKKEDDDVEELSSVVASSEVNGVLSKLSPKLVAKYGLCLVGVFAFQTVCAVLFLGNEKTQESSSLSLDLNGKNEARDDDVVVSLEDIEMNEKIAEIRMMAREARRSEEKSGGGGDREEDGALNPGGGVEIEKEIEARLSNIERRLNSQRKGLAGLRVEPLDESRDDEKSLMFEKKYKFKGEKPPKGNVKGFGGSNEQNGNVSDSRDGLKNAGEESKVAGPSDSKMISGAAQGSEQRRPSNQVMKSSSSENRKPNTEAGSGFSRIGQHGEVRKGGNTMRRVKEKQNKTWWLKLPYVLRILMRSSIDQEVSEGYFTMRTEPMEQNKGQVSHMIAFEDQTDATNFSYLLESVFEDLDDFSANVVPISTKDLYNEVSSGGKNVIVVKKRQLKLYAGQPFEDVETALHTLIQEQ